The sequence ATGTCACAGCAGAGTCCAAAACAAGAGACTATTTTTTGTGCTGGATGTGTGGCCCTACATTAATTGTTGGGGCTGTACAGAGAGGGGTCAAAATGACACCTTTGCCTCCCCTACTGCCGTCAGCAAAGTCCTTGCATAAGGAGGAGTGAGTAGGTCCTAATGAAAGACTCAGAAGCATCTTCCTTTGGTCTGGCACAAACAGCAGCTGATGTTCttggtggggatggtgctgtgggACCAGAGAGAGCATGTCTGTGCCTACCTGCCCTGAGGAGTGTTGGGCTTGGGGCATCTCTGTGCTGTGGGCAAGGACAGCTGAGCCCAGGTTGCAGGAATTTGTTGCTTTGGAATTTACCCAATTCCCTAATGATTGTGTTGTCACCagagtgctgctctgtgtgagaACACAGAGGGATTTGTGGCTTGGGATTTAACTCCTCATGGCTGAGAGTCCTGTGCCAGGGTCCACATGCAGCAGCTTGAGGTGTCCTCCCCGGAGTGCATGAGCGACCACTTCTAATCTGTGGGTGATGCAAAAGATGAACAAATGAGTAAGGCTTTGGACTGGATCTTGAAACAGTTGATCTCAGCATGTTGGCTGAAAGATCCCTGTGAAGTTTTGCACAAGCCACCTTTTCTCTTGTCGTCATAGAAGGGGACAGGGGCTCCTGACCTCTGCTGCCTGTTGTCCTCTGCCATGAGTGTACAGCACGTTTCTTGGGGCAGATATGTTTTATCATGCCATGTCTGCTGTGCTGATGGTGTTGTGGCTCAGACTGCAATTATTGCTGCTTAAAAAGAGTCCTTGGGCTGCAGAGCCAGACTTTGGGTGAAGCTGTTTTCAGCAGCTGGGGTGGAAGTGGTTTTGAGTCAGCATCCCAGCTTGAGCTTACTCCAAAGCTTGTTTGGAAGGGGACTGTGAGAATAGCTTCAGTGACAGTGAAGCAACACCTTCTTCCTTCCAGACAAGCAGTCCTGCATGGAGCTGAGCTGACAGAGTTGCTCTTCTCCCAATTCCTGCCTGCTGTAATTGAGGTTTAAAGCAGAGATACGAGTATTGCTCTTTGCTTTCAGTGAGATGCTGGCATGGGCCAGCGCCCAGATCCACTGCCAGTTTCACGCCAGCGAGAACCGGGTAGCACTCCCTCCCTCTGATGGCAGCAAGCACGATGTGCAGGCAGAAAATGAGACCGTCTTTGTCCCCAACAGAGGTGAGTGCCACTCCTGCCTGTCACCCGGGTAGGGACAGtgagagcacagtgagcaggAGTCAAGCAGACCATAATGTGTGTGTCTTGATGCAGCGTGCAGCAAGAGTACCAAGTTGTGTTGCTTTCCTGGTGATAGATGTTGTGGGACATTGTTAATACTGAAATCACAGTCACAGTTGTTTGTCCAGCTGCAGTGGCAACATCTCATAATATGACCAGAGCAAGAGATGTTTCCTCTCTGGCTCTCTtctccctgtgcctccccaTGGGGATAAAGCTTGACTGACCTGGACACAGCCTGAAGCAGTGCAGCGTTCATGTGTTTCTCATTCTCTTCCAGGAGAGCGGGGTCAGTGTATCCTGTCCACCCCACCAAAGATCCTCTTCTGTGACTTGCGACTGGATCCTGGGGAGTCCAAGTCCTGTGAGTCctgttttctcttcctctgctcaCAGACCTCCTCTCTGGGGAGCTCTGCTTTCAAAACTGGCTTTGCAGACCTGAGTGCTGCAGGTGTGAGATCCTGGTGGTCACAAAACATGAGATGCTTTGGTTGGAGCATgagtgctgaggagctgctgcatcaTCCAGAGTCTGTTCTCTCCTATGCTAGGGCTGTGTACTGCAGTGTGTCCCCTGGCCTGGGGCCTTTGCTGCAGGTCCACTGTGTAGCTGCAAGGCATTAAACTTTTGAAATACCTAGTTGCAGCAGAAGGAATGGCTATACACACTTGCATTTCCTTGCCTTCATTTCTTCAGTCACACTGATGTATTCTTGGAATTTAGGCTGGTGTCCTCCAAAGGTTTGTGCTTCCTCTTCAGGTTGTGGCTGTCCTGGAAGTAACAGTCTTCTGGATGTTATAGTTTTCCTGCTGTGAAAGTGAGCACTCCTCATCTTCTCTGCTCAGAGCTCTCCATATTTTGGTATATAGCTGTGGAAAGAGCTGAGTATGCACTGTTCTCTCTTGGTTGGTGGCTGTGTGACCCAGCCTGTTCAGGTCATGCATCTCCTTTGCATTCCAGTGGCCTGTGATTAGCAGCACTGATGGCCACCTTTCAGGCTGTGCGTGGAGAGCTTTGTTATTTTCCCAGGGATCTGCTGGGAGCTGTTGATGGAGACCTCTcacactgcagagcacagggagaggagagacagtgcctgtgctggggcgGGCTGTGCTGGAtcactgagctctgcagagctggagaggaagcTGCAAGTGAGACCAAGCAGCCACGGGGTTGGGACATGCTGGTTTTGAAGCTGGTGTCTCCTGCCTTTCTGGATTTGGAGGGGCCTGACTGGAGGGAAAGGTGGACCTGGTGAAACCAGGCTGGCTTGCCTTGGTGGTTAGTGGGGTGGGGCAGTGCCATCGTGGGGCTGTGCCCCTAAACTGCAGAGCCTGTTGTCTGAAGACGTTTAGTTGTTCACTTATTATTGTAGAGCAGCATTGTGGGGAAAGGAGGTGTCATgccagcaggaaggaggagcaggcagaaaCCTTAGCTGGCCTGAGGCTCACCTGGATTCTTCTGTGTTCCTTGCTGTTTGCAGGTTAGGGGCCGGAGCATgcattccctgggagcagagggaagtcCCTTTTCCTGGCACACTTAAGGCAGGTTGGGCAGTTTCTGGGAAAACAGATCAGTGATGACAGCCCAAGTTCCAGGTGGCTGGGATGGATTGAGGGATTGACTGTGGGCTTAACAGGCAGAAGCTGTTCAACCCCCAGCTAAGCTAGGGATTTTCTACCCTTTCCGATGACGGCATGATGTGTGTGTGTCCTCTCTGCCTctgggtggcactggcacaAGCAGCCTGCATCTGCCTGGTGCTTGGACGCAGCTCCTCTGGAAGGACACAAACTCTCCTATTCTTTGAGGTACCGTGGCTGCACAGTCCAGCCTTTCCTCTTTGCTGTGTGATTCACCTGTCTGTTTCATGCATCACATGTGATGTGGCTGCATGTGGCGCTGCTTTTTTAACACTGAAGTCCCAGGCTGTATCACAGCCCTGGTCTCGTTCCTGCCAGGCTGTTCACACTGATCCCATCagcctgtggtgctgctgctgtcacgtGAGACTGCAGCTGGCACACTTGCAGACCATTCCTGGGGTCTCCTGCCAGCTCCATGGAGGGAGAGCTAAGGCTGTGTGGGTGTGTATCTTAATTCTtcatttcctgtttttcagaAGTTTTGAGTTTTGCTACGCAGTTTGGGAAGcgggaaaaaaaccaaaccagaaaaccCAAGAAATCCTAATTCTCCTTCAGATTCTGCTTCATGTTATTaaactgcagccagagctggcacaTACAGTGAGGTTGTGTCAGACTGTCTCTTGATAAAAGGACTTGTTTTCATTTGCTGACCAACTTATTCCCCAATACCTTACTCTTGTTATGGTGCCTATATGTTGAGATTGACTCATATCCCATCCCTTTAACACATGGCCCAGGCTGAACTCTTTAAGTTTGTCACCATGAAGCTTTTTCTCAAGTCCTCAAATAATTTCTGTGGCTGTTTTGCCTCAACTCTGGTTTTGTAATACCTTTAAAAATTTGGTAGATCACAGAGAGGAAATGGAAGCAGCCTGGACACAGGCCAGAAGGCCAGCCAGAGGGCACAGCAGGTGGGTAAGGAAGGCATTTGTAGTGCAGGAATGTGCTTCCTTCTGGGATATGCACGGAAGCTGGGACTTCCTGAGTCGTGGCATTCCTGAGCCAGGTAGCAAACTGTCTATCCTTCTCTGACTGTGGTGGTCTCTGCTCAGACTGCCCTCACTGAGCAGGAAGGTCTTTGTGAGCCCTCTTGTTGAGTCTGGTACGGGGGTTACTGAAGTCTACTTCTTTCCTCAGAAATGCCTGATTTTCCTCCCTGTCAGGGTAGTTCTCTGTTTTATCTGCACCCTCATCCAGAAAGAGACTTGTGTTTTAAGGTGTGACATCCTGCCGCCACTACACACTAGCAcaggcttttttcttccttccagtCCTGTTATTTGAAATCCAGAAGttgtatttaaaatgtaaccCTAACTTTTAATCTAAGCCTCAACATTCAGTGTGTGCCAGACATGGGGAAGGATCTGTGGTTTCAGAGCAGGATGCTGCCCTTCCTCTGGCAGGGCGTATCTGCTTTACGGTGGGCAAGCCAGAGAGCTGGAGACTTTCCACAGTTCACCATTTGTGTCTTTCTTGTTATACAGCATGTGGTTTGGGAAAGCTTCAGAAGTGTTCACACTGTGTCAAGAGGCATTGGGGTTTGTGTGGTGGCCAAGGAGCTCTAGGAGGGCTGAATGTGGTGAAAGCCAGGCCCCAGTACCTCAGAGCCCTCAGAGTCAGAGACTTTGTGATCTAAGTCATCAGCTTGTCAAGGGGGACAAACCACAGGTTGATGTGAAGGTCTCGGGAATTGTTTGTTGATCATTTAGCTGCAGTCcttcaaagaaaaacaggagGAAACTTAAATTGTTGCAGAGTTTGAGGGTTTGTGTAAAGCAAAAGCTAAAGAGGCATGAAGTACTGATTGATACCTGCATGGGACAGGGCCCGgaggaggctgtgctgtgcGAGAGCTGGAGTGTACACAGGCAAATTTGGGTTGAACTCGTGATGAGTAAGTTTAGCTCTTTTGGTTGTATTCCTGGATTTTACGTCTTTCACATTCTTTGGAGACAAAGTTTGTGTATGTGGTTGTATGTGCTGGAAGCAGTATCTGGATGATGGTGCATGTGATGTGGGGAGCACTGTTCCTGATGCAGGGGAGCTGGGTTGTGCTTGGCTGCTGAAGGAaagaggaggcagcagaaagCACCAGGCTCTGTCCCtagctcagcactgctgtcatAACACTTGGTGCAGGgagcctgcacacagcagctgcaggatctTCCTTCTGGCTTTGGAAAGCATATTTTCTGCCCTCATTGCAGATTCATACTGTGAGACCCTGCCTGTGGATGGTCCGCCCTCGTTCCGGGGGCAGTCAGTGAAGTATGTGTACAAGCTGACCATCGGCTGCCAGCGTGTCAACTCCCCCATCAAGCTCCTGCGCGTGCCCTTCCGCGTCCTCGTGCTGCACGGTAGGGCCACAcactgccctccctgcacaggcagcctgggctgcacctGCCCTGCTGATGCTCTCACCTCCTTCCCAGGGCTCAAGGATTACCAGTTCCCACAGGATGAGGCTGTTGCACCCTCAAACCCcttcctggaggaggaggagggcttGAAGAAAGACTCTCGCCTGGCAGACCTAGCAACAGAACTGCTCATGGTGGCCACCTCCCGACGCAGCCTGCGTAGGTCATATTCCCTGCTCAAATTTGCTGTCCTTCCTAAGAAGCTGGTCATGAAGAACATCTCAGGGCTAGCTGCAAAGTATTTCTCACTGACAAAGTTCCAACAATAGCTGTGTAGCAGCTCTATCAGGGCCTGCTTGGATCAAAGCCTCCTAGCCAGTCTCAGGCTGCTCCTACTTCAGACTGAGAGACCCTCTGCCCATGACACATGGCAGCCAGTGTAGGGTTTGCCCTTGCTCAATGCAGAAATTTCCCAAAAGGAATACTGCTCTAGGGACCTGAACAGGAGGCATGAGGTTATGTCATTAACCCAGAGCACTGGGGCAGATCCTTGTTCTGTCACAactcttttccctcttcttgCTCCACAGACCTGTACAACATCAGCAACACTCGTGGGAAGGTGGGGACATTCTGCATCTTTAAGACTGTATATAAGATTGGAGAGGATGTCATTGGGACCTTCAACTTCTCAGAAGGAGATATCCCATGTCTGCAGGTCATTGCTGTGTCTGGGGTTactggggagaggcaggggTTTAGGATGAGGCATGTGGAGTAGGGtttggggtggcactgggttgTGAGGGTATCTAGTGGGACCCAGCTGGGGTCCGCTTTGAGTCTGAGGCAGACAATCCCGAGCTCATTTGGGAAATGGACCCCCCAAGGCTTTGCATGAGGTGTGTATGAGGTTGTGAGAGCAAGCACCCTGCCAATTGCCCTGCAGTTCTCAGTGAGCCTGCAGACAGAGGAGAGCATCCAGGAGGAGTTCCAGCGGCGGCGGGGGCAGCCTGTCTCCTTCACCGTGCACGCCCGCCATCAGGAGTcctgcctgcacacagcacagagcagcttcagCCTGCCCATCCCGCTCAGCTCAACCCCAGGGTTCACCACCAACATTGGTGAGTAcccaccagggaagggacaCACCCCTGCTTGTCTCTAGGAGGATTGTGATGTCCCCGCCCTGCCCttgctcagcagagctgtgtccctTGGGAGGGAGCTGGCCTGTGTGAGTGGGGTCATTTGCTGTCCCCATGCCAGGACAGACTGTGCTGAGACAGTTGGTCCCTGGCACTTGTGGGTGTTGTGTGCTGACTGCCCTCTTGCCTACAGTGTCCCTGAAATGGAGGCTGCACTTTGAGTTTGTGACTTCTGGGGAGTCAGCAGGGACTTGCTTGGTTCGTGGGAGCCAATCAGAGGCTGTCACCTGGACTGGGGTGGAGCAGATGGAAGTGGACACCTTCAGCTGGGACTTGCCCATCAAAGTTCTTCCCACCAACCCCATCCTGGCTTCCTACGTATCTCAGTTCTCCAGCACTAACTCCATCACCATCTGACTTAGGAGATGTTGTTGGCTTGCAGAGCTGCAAGTGCATGCCACCAGTGGGAATGGCAAGCAGGACTGTCACCAGTGTGCTGTGGTGCACGCATCCCAGTGTCCCCTTGGATCCATCTGTGATGTCCAGGTGGGCACCAGACATGTCTGTCCTGTCTATGGTTGTAAAAATGCTGCTTGATGCAGTGTCTTGTGCTACAGcccccagctggagctggaccCTTCCTGCCTGGGTGAAGGTGCAAGTCTCAGCACtcagcaaaaagaaatctgCCTTCCCAGGGAACCGCTGATGTGCCTTGATCTCATATGGGGCTTCCAAGAAGGAAAGGCCCAacccagggaggggagaggggagctcTTCCAGTGAAGCTTCATACCACCCTTGGGTGAAGGCTGTGCCCTTACAGAGACCCCACAAGCAGAGGTCTGCCATCCAGGTGAAGCACAGTGGCCACCTGGGCTGGGTGAGACCCTGCTCTCTTGTCCTGGCATGTGTCCTGCCTCTTGGAGAGTTGTCCTACACATGGAGTCCAGTGCtccagccacccccacctggaggaggcagggggtggcaggccacccctgtgctgctggcatgTGCTGGTGAGCAGGATGCAGGCCTGTGCTGGGTCAGTACAATTGTGATGATTCAAaactgagcagcactgagcccCTGGGCTGTTGTCTGCCTGGGGTCCTGGTGTGCTCTCCAGCATCCTGCTGGTCTTTGGATCCTTGGGGTGCTGTAAGGAATACATGCTGTGCATCCAAGAGCTGGCATGGAGATCTCCCTGTTTAACAGCCAGCTCCCCATTTTTACTGAACTTTCCAATGAACTTTCCTCTTTGCATGGAAATGTAATAAATATCTGACTCTGCAAAACTCAGCTTTCCCAAGAGCCTATTCCTACATTGTTCCCGGTGCTGAACACATCCCACCTTCTACAGCAGTCACAGGCTGGAGACCTCTTTGTTCAGTACCTTTATTGCAAGAACAGAAACATCTACACAAGGCTCTGCACAACACAGGCATGGCACCAactggggcagctgccagggTGGCTGCCTCCGCCCTGGCACTTGGATTGCTTCTGCTTCTCCTgaaccctccccaccctgctcccctGCTAGTGGGGATGGGGCTCTCCCCTGGGGACATCCTGTTCTGCCACCCACCTGGGCTGGCTCTGTTGCAGTGTTGCCCAGGGCTGGCCTACAGTGCCAGGGACCCCAGGAGCTTTTGGAGCAGGGGCATTAGTGGTTCCAGAGGTGGGTTGTGCCCCTTGCactccaggagcagagaagggGCTGGACAGGGTGTGGGGATCCTGCACGAGGCGCCATGGTGACCCCAGGGAGCTGCCCACCGCTGCTGTGCAGAGGAGtacagggctgggagggagtaGGGAGCTGCTTTGCTTGGGGCTGGATATTGGAATGCAGGACTGCCATGGAGCAGGCTGATTTAGTCCTGTAGCCTTTTTTTAGTCACTGAAGGTTTTCTGCCCACCTGGAGGAGATCCTGTAGAATCTGCACTTCTGCGGTGTGCAGAGCACCTCACAGGGAGGACGCCCTGGTTCAGGAAGCTGAAGGCAGAAGCAAGGCTTGGTACCATGGTGTGTGGATAGTGGTTTCCCTCGAAGGTGCCGGCGGTGATGCCTCTACAGGGTGGGTGGGGCAGGTCTGGAGCATGCGGGCGGTGTGCTCGGGAGGGGCGGGCGGCGCTGAGGAATGCGGGGCGCTGCCGGGACTCACTCTATCTGCTGAGCCCCGCACCCAGCAGCTTGTTCACCAGCGGCTCGGG is a genomic window of Ammospiza nelsoni isolate bAmmNel1 chromosome Z, bAmmNel1.pri, whole genome shotgun sequence containing:
- the RGP1 gene encoding RAB6A-GEF complex partner protein 2 isoform X2; this encodes MIEVVAKLGRGPVFLAGEVLECVITFTNPLSASSTSASSEMLAWASAQIHCQFHASENRVALPPSDGSKHDVQAENETVFVPNRGERGQCILSTPPKILFCDLRLDPGESKSYSYCETLPVDGPPSFRGQSVKYVYKLTIGCQRVNSPIKLLRVPFRVLVLHGLKDYQFPQDEAVAPSNPFLEEEEGLKKDSRLADLATELLMVATSRRSLHLYNISNTRGKVGTFCIFKTVYKIGEDVIGTFNFSEGDIPCLQFSVSLQTEESIQEEFQRRRGQPVSFTVHARHQESCLHTAQSSFSLPIPLSSTPGFTTNIVSLKWRLHFEFVTSGESAGTCLVRGSQSEAVTWTGVEQMEVDTFSWDLPIKVLPTNPILASYVSQFSSTNSITI
- the RGP1 gene encoding RAB6A-GEF complex partner protein 2 isoform X1, giving the protein MIEVVAKLGRGPVFLAGEVLECVITFTNPLSASSTSASSEMLAWASAQIHCQFHASENRVALPPSDGSKHDVQAENETVFVPNRGERGQCILSTPPKILFCDLRLDPGESKSYSYCETLPVDGPPSFRGQSVKYVYKLTIGCQRVNSPIKLLRVPFRVLVLHGRATHCPPCTGSLGCTCPADALTSFPGLKDYQFPQDEAVAPSNPFLEEEEGLKKDSRLADLATELLMVATSRRSLHLYNISNTRGKVGTFCIFKTVYKIGEDVIGTFNFSEGDIPCLQFSVSLQTEESIQEEFQRRRGQPVSFTVHARHQESCLHTAQSSFSLPIPLSSTPGFTTNIVSLKWRLHFEFVTSGESAGTCLVRGSQSEAVTWTGVEQMEVDTFSWDLPIKVLPTNPILASYVSQFSSTNSITI